One genomic region from Bacteroidales bacterium WCE2008 encodes:
- a CDS encoding 23S rRNA m(2)A-2503 methyltransferase, which yields MKIKLLGKTPDELKEIALQAGLPKFAGDQIARWLYKGRVRDIESMTNISKAGREKLSEIAEVGLLEYSMCQESVDGTKKYLFPVDETNSVESVMIPDADRHTLCASSQAGCRMGCHFCMTGRQGFHGNLDAAQIISQFIAVDEADVLTNTVFMGMGEPLDNYLNVKRTIEILTADWGFGWSPKRITLSSIGVLPNLKRYLDETKCHLAISMHNPFPEERLELMPVQKAFPIEKVVELIKEYDFTGQRRVSFEYTMFTGVNDSKRHADAIIRMLKGLECRVNLIRFHKIPDFPYETSSEIAMEQFRDRLSRSGLTATIRASRGEDIFAACGMLAGKHKE from the coding sequence ATGAAGATAAAACTACTGGGAAAGACGCCGGATGAACTCAAGGAAATCGCCCTTCAGGCAGGCCTTCCGAAATTTGCGGGAGACCAGATAGCGCGTTGGCTTTACAAGGGCCGCGTGAGGGATATCGAGTCCATGACCAATATCTCCAAGGCCGGAAGGGAGAAGCTTTCGGAGATCGCGGAAGTCGGTCTGCTGGAATATTCCATGTGCCAGGAGTCAGTCGATGGCACGAAAAAGTATCTTTTTCCGGTAGATGAGACAAATTCTGTCGAATCTGTCATGATTCCGGATGCAGACAGGCACACTCTTTGTGCGTCTTCCCAGGCCGGTTGCAGGATGGGCTGCCATTTCTGCATGACCGGAAGACAAGGTTTCCACGGCAACCTTGACGCTGCGCAGATAATTTCGCAGTTTATCGCCGTCGACGAGGCGGATGTCCTTACCAATACGGTATTCATGGGTATGGGCGAACCGCTGGACAACTACCTGAACGTAAAAAGGACTATCGAAATACTTACCGCTGACTGGGGTTTCGGCTGGAGCCCGAAGAGGATAACACTTTCGTCAATAGGTGTCCTCCCTAACCTGAAGCGCTATCTCGACGAGACAAAGTGCCATCTTGCGATAAGTATGCATAATCCTTTCCCAGAAGAAAGACTCGAGCTCATGCCGGTCCAGAAGGCTTTCCCTATCGAAAAGGTGGTGGAGCTTATAAAGGAGTACGATTTTACCGGCCAGCGCAGGGTCAGTTTCGAATATACGATGTTCACGGGCGTGAACGACTCGAAACGTCATGCCGATGCGATCATCAGGATGCTGAAAGGGCTTGAATGCAGAGTCAACCTGATCCGCTTCCACAAGATTCCTGATTTCCCGTACGAGACATCGTCGGAAATCGCTATGGAACAGTTCCGGGACCGGCTCTCCAGGTCCGGACTGACGGCTACGATAAGAGCCTCGAGAGGAGAAGATATTTTTGCGGCCTGCGGTATGCTTGCCGGTAAACATAAAGAATGA
- a CDS encoding cysteine synthase A, producing the protein MVYNGLTELIGNTPMVRLGGFDGLKAEVILKLEYFNPGGSAKDRIALSMIEDAERRGILKPGATIIEPTSGNTGVGLAWVGTAKGYKTILTMPETMSQERRSLLKALGAKLELTPGSEGMKGAIARAEALNKEIPGSVILGQFTNPANPAMHERTTGEEIWRDTKGKVDIFVAGVGTGGTISGSTKALKKHNPAIKAVAVEPATSPVLSEGKAGKHGIQGIGAGFVPATYDPSVVDSVMTVTDAEAMEASRSLSRKMGLLVGISSGAALSAALKLAAKEENAGKTIVVLLPDTGERYLSTPLFAF; encoded by the coding sequence ATGGTATATAACGGACTTACGGAACTCATCGGAAACACTCCGATGGTCAGACTCGGAGGCTTTGACGGACTCAAGGCCGAGGTTATTCTGAAACTGGAATACTTCAATCCCGGAGGCAGCGCAAAGGACAGGATTGCCCTTTCGATGATCGAGGACGCTGAAAGACGCGGCATCCTCAAGCCGGGAGCGACAATAATCGAACCGACGAGCGGCAACACCGGCGTCGGACTCGCCTGGGTCGGCACGGCAAAAGGATACAAGACCATCCTTACGATGCCTGAGACCATGAGCCAGGAGAGACGCAGCCTGCTCAAGGCGCTCGGAGCCAAGCTCGAGCTTACTCCGGGTTCCGAAGGCATGAAAGGCGCCATCGCCAGGGCAGAAGCCCTCAACAAGGAGATTCCGGGTTCCGTGATTCTGGGACAGTTTACCAATCCGGCCAATCCTGCAATGCACGAGCGCACCACAGGAGAGGAGATATGGAGAGATACTAAAGGCAAGGTCGACATCTTTGTCGCCGGCGTAGGTACAGGAGGCACGATCAGCGGCAGCACAAAGGCCCTGAAGAAGCACAATCCTGCGATCAAGGCCGTCGCCGTCGAACCTGCGACTTCTCCGGTCCTTTCCGAAGGCAAGGCCGGCAAACATGGAATACAGGGCATAGGCGCCGGTTTCGTACCGGCGACCTACGACCCTTCAGTCGTAGACAGCGTGATGACGGTGACTGACGCCGAAGCTATGGAAGCCAGCCGCAGTCTCTCCAGGAAGATGGGGCTTCTCGTCGGGATCTCATCCGGCGCGGCCCTCTCGGCAGCCCTGAAGCTTGCCGCAAAGGAAGAGAACGCCGGCAAGACAATAGTAGTCCTGCTTCCTGACACCGGCGAACGATATCTTTCAACTCCGCTATTCGCATTCTAG
- a CDS encoding Helix-hairpin-helix motif-containing protein — translation MDQKRESGNRLSASFVTGAVALIFLAIGYQTALFVHRAAVLHIAESSVHPDTVYIVAGAENIVAGPAHSSRRVSNPGRTERVRRVRNSIVGRSCENFRFNPNTVSLEDLQRLGFSARQAESIDNYRRKGGRFRRKEDFMKSYVVEDSVYERLKDYIDIPKLDINAADSAAFETLPGIGPFYAAKMVSYRKELHGYSYPEQLMDIYRFDEEKYSALADLIEVGPSEAYPLWTLPEDSLKAHPYIRKYAAHGVVVFRENNPVENWTIDALDKAGVLDPALAPKLKKCRIVAP, via the coding sequence ATGGACCAGAAAAGGGAGAGCGGGAATAGGCTTTCCGCATCGTTCGTTACAGGGGCTGTCGCCCTTATTTTCCTTGCAATAGGTTATCAGACGGCGCTGTTTGTGCACAGGGCCGCGGTTCTGCATATAGCAGAATCGTCGGTTCATCCGGATACTGTCTATATAGTCGCCGGAGCGGAAAATATAGTCGCCGGACCGGCACATTCTTCCCGGAGAGTCAGTAATCCGGGCCGCACGGAACGTGTCCGGAGGGTCAGGAACTCCATTGTCGGCCGTTCTTGTGAGAATTTCCGTTTCAACCCCAATACAGTAAGTCTGGAGGATCTGCAGCGTCTGGGATTCAGCGCCAGGCAGGCCGAGTCCATAGATAATTATCGCCGTAAAGGAGGCCGTTTCCGCCGTAAGGAGGATTTCATGAAGTCTTATGTGGTCGAAGATTCGGTATATGAACGTCTGAAGGATTATATAGACATCCCTAAACTGGACATCAACGCCGCCGACTCGGCCGCGTTCGAGACTCTTCCCGGGATCGGGCCTTTCTATGCTGCGAAGATGGTCTCTTACAGGAAGGAACTGCACGGGTATTCATATCCGGAGCAGCTTATGGATATCTATCGTTTCGACGAGGAAAAGTATTCTGCGCTTGCCGATCTTATCGAGGTGGGCCCTTCCGAGGCATATCCTCTCTGGACTTTGCCGGAGGATTCCCTGAAGGCTCATCCTTATATCCGTAAATATGCCGCCCATGGAGTCGTCGTCTTCCGTGAGAACAACCCGGTGGAGAACTGGACCATAGATGCGCTCGATAAAGCCGGAGTCCTTGACCCGGCTCTTGCGCCAAAACTTAAGAAATGCAGGATAGTCGCTCCTTAG
- a CDS encoding 16S rRNA (cytidine1402-2'-O)-methyltransferase has product MAGKLYIVPTPVGNMEDMTFRAVRVLKEADLILAEDTRTSSVLLQKYDIHRPLQSHHKFNEHKTVEIVKEKILAGLDVALISDAGTPGISDPGFLLARTCSAEGIVVETLPGPTACIPAIVSSGLPCDRFCFEGFLPVKKGRQTLLTALSKETRTMVFYESPYRLVKTLEQFAEFFGPGRECSVAREISKVHEEHRRGSLSEVAAWYREHEPKGEIVIVVAGADRHELKEEKRGERRHGPEKGERE; this is encoded by the coding sequence ATGGCAGGAAAGCTTTACATAGTGCCGACTCCTGTCGGAAATATGGAAGACATGACTTTCAGGGCTGTGAGGGTTCTGAAGGAGGCTGATCTCATCCTGGCAGAGGATACCAGGACGAGCTCTGTGCTGCTCCAGAAGTATGATATCCACCGGCCGCTGCAGTCCCATCACAAGTTCAATGAGCATAAGACAGTCGAAATCGTAAAGGAAAAGATTCTGGCGGGCCTGGATGTCGCCCTTATCAGCGATGCCGGTACCCCGGGTATTTCTGATCCGGGTTTTCTTCTGGCGAGGACATGTTCGGCAGAAGGAATCGTCGTCGAGACTCTTCCGGGACCGACGGCATGTATCCCGGCGATAGTCTCGTCAGGTCTGCCGTGCGACCGTTTCTGTTTCGAAGGTTTTCTGCCCGTCAAGAAGGGACGCCAGACTTTGCTGACGGCTCTTTCGAAAGAGACCAGGACTATGGTGTTCTATGAGTCTCCTTACCGTCTTGTAAAGACTCTGGAGCAGTTCGCCGAGTTCTTCGGACCAGGCAGGGAGTGCTCAGTTGCCAGGGAGATTTCCAAGGTGCACGAGGAGCACCGCAGGGGAAGTCTTTCGGAAGTGGCCGCATGGTATCGTGAACATGAGCCCAAGGGCGAAATCGTAATCGTTGTCGCCGGGGCCGACAGACATGAATTGAAGGAGGAGAAAAGAGGCGAGAGAAGACATGGACCAGAAAAGGGAGAGCGGGAATAG
- a CDS encoding peptidyl-tRNA hydrolase, which translates to MKYLIVGLGNIGAEYARTRHNMGFMVLDAWAQASNAVFKTVRYGDIAEISYKGRNLILLKPSTYMNLSGNAVRYWLNKESIPVENLLVICDDLNLPFGSVRMRKKGSDGGHNGLKNIQELIGTQEYSRIRIGIGNDFSHGGQIDFVLGEITGDQEKIIPEICDKVIEGVKSFSTIGVDRTMNSFNTK; encoded by the coding sequence ATGAAGTACCTTATTGTCGGCTTGGGTAATATCGGTGCGGAATACGCCCGTACAAGACACAATATGGGTTTTATGGTGTTGGATGCCTGGGCTCAGGCATCCAATGCTGTTTTCAAGACCGTCAGGTACGGAGATATCGCCGAAATATCCTACAAGGGAAGAAATCTGATTCTTCTCAAGCCATCCACATACATGAATCTCAGCGGCAATGCCGTAAGGTACTGGCTCAATAAGGAATCGATCCCAGTAGAGAATCTCCTTGTCATCTGCGACGACCTGAATCTGCCATTCGGCTCGGTCAGAATGCGTAAGAAGGGCAGCGACGGAGGACACAACGGACTGAAGAATATCCAGGAGCTCATAGGCACCCAGGAGTATTCGCGTATAAGAATAGGTATAGGCAACGATTTTTCGCATGGCGGCCAGATTGATTTCGTTCTCGGGGAGATAACCGGAGACCAGGAGAAAATTATCCCTGAAATTTGCGACAAAGTGATCGAAGGCGTCAAGTCATTTTCGACCATCGGCGTAGATAGAACAATGAATTCTTTCAACACGAAATAA
- a CDS encoding Histone H1-like protein Hc1, whose translation MKALVEKIKAEYELFVVNADAQVEKGNKAAGARARKAALELMKDFKEFRKASVEAAK comes from the coding sequence ATGAAAGCACTTGTCGAGAAAATCAAGGCAGAGTATGAGCTCTTCGTTGTCAACGCTGACGCTCAGGTTGAGAAGGGAAACAAAGCAGCTGGCGCTCGCGCACGTAAGGCAGCTTTGGAACTCATGAAGGACTTCAAAGAGTTCAGAAAAGCTTCGGTAGAGGCAGCTAAATAA
- a CDS encoding large subunit ribosomal protein L25, producing MKHFELKGQVRETGNKAVIKALRGQGLVPCNLYGNGVDNVLFTVTAKDLKGLTHNPASYIVDIILDEGKKYTAVVHELQFHPVEDVCLHVDFLAVNEEKPIAIKVPLNITGHAAGVQAGGKFVKNQRELRISALMKNLPDQLDVDITELGIGQNIVAGDLHYDNVTILSPKSTIICGVKATRQSAQPR from the coding sequence ATGAAACATTTTGAACTGAAAGGCCAGGTTCGCGAAACCGGCAACAAGGCAGTCATCAAGGCCCTCCGCGGCCAGGGACTCGTTCCATGCAATCTTTATGGAAACGGAGTTGACAACGTTCTTTTCACAGTAACAGCCAAGGATCTCAAGGGTCTCACCCACAATCCTGCATCTTACATCGTTGACATCATTCTCGACGAAGGCAAGAAATATACTGCAGTCGTACACGAGCTCCAGTTCCACCCAGTAGAGGATGTATGCCTCCACGTTGACTTCCTCGCCGTAAATGAGGAGAAGCCTATCGCTATCAAAGTTCCGCTCAACATCACAGGACATGCAGCCGGTGTTCAGGCCGGTGGTAAGTTCGTGAAGAACCAGCGCGAGCTCCGCATCAGCGCCCTCATGAAGAACCTCCCTGACCAGCTTGACGTAGATATCACAGAGCTCGGAATCGGACAGAACATCGTTGCAGGTGACCTCCACTACGACAACGTAACTATCCTCAGCCCGAAATCTACTATCATCTGCGGCGTCAAGGCTACCCGTCAGTCAGCACAGCCTCGCTAG
- a CDS encoding serine O-acetyltransferase, with the protein MASSTDILQKTTKALSEVYQEEEEMNLRTGSILPSNDNLRELMLLIKGVVFPGFFDRSRITERTRLYHTGVAIENIYSILKDQIAKGLVFCCDRSENTVAAEAKKLAIRFIEELPEIKRLMLTDVAAVAHNDPAVTNYGEVVFSYPVITVMLHYRTAHALLELGVPIIPRIITELAHSETGIDIHPAAKIGEYFSIDHGTGVVIGATSIIGNHVMLYQGVTLGAKNFKYDEKGLPMNVPRHPILEDNVTVYSNTSILGRVTIGHDTIIGGNIWLTHDVPPHSRLLQSKAMYDPGFLDGAGI; encoded by the coding sequence ATGGCATCTTCTACAGACATTCTCCAAAAGACAACGAAGGCCCTTTCCGAAGTATATCAGGAAGAGGAAGAGATGAACCTCAGGACGGGGTCCATACTGCCTTCGAATGACAATCTTAGAGAGCTCATGCTTCTTATCAAAGGCGTTGTCTTTCCGGGCTTCTTCGACAGGTCGAGGATAACCGAAAGGACCCGTCTCTACCATACTGGAGTAGCAATCGAGAATATCTACAGCATACTCAAGGACCAGATAGCAAAGGGACTGGTATTCTGCTGCGACCGTTCCGAAAATACCGTTGCGGCAGAGGCCAAGAAACTCGCGATCAGATTCATCGAGGAGCTGCCGGAGATAAAGCGTCTCATGCTCACCGACGTTGCGGCCGTAGCCCACAATGACCCGGCCGTCACCAACTACGGAGAGGTGGTATTCAGCTATCCGGTAATAACGGTAATGCTTCACTACCGCACGGCGCACGCCCTGCTTGAACTCGGCGTCCCTATTATCCCTAGGATCATAACCGAGCTGGCGCACTCGGAGACCGGTATCGACATCCACCCTGCCGCCAAGATCGGAGAATACTTCAGCATAGACCATGGAACCGGAGTGGTTATCGGGGCGACCAGCATAATCGGCAACCACGTGATGCTCTATCAGGGCGTCACCCTCGGAGCCAAGAACTTCAAGTACGACGAGAAAGGCCTTCCGATGAATGTGCCGAGACACCCTATACTTGAGGACAACGTGACGGTATATTCCAACACATCGATCCTCGGCCGCGTCACCATAGGTCACGACACGATAATCGGAGGTAACATCTGGCTCACCCACGACGTTCCGCCACATTCAAGGCTGCTCCAGAGCAAGGCCATGTACGATCCGGGATTTCTGGACGGCGCAGGCATCTAA
- a CDS encoding dipeptidyl-peptidase-3, which produces MRTKLKMLATIASVAAICSCGQKQPEAFRYTVDEFADLKIMRYQIPGWNELSLRQKAYAYHLSEAAKYGRDITWDQYCAWNLPVRHLLENILENYKGDRKSDDWKNFEIYAKRVFFSNGVHHHYAEDKFVPSCDKTYFSSLMESVGEDNAELLDFIYDKDALYQRRSTSKTGDIVALSAVNFYDNVTREEVDAFYGKMIDPKDPEPISYGLNSKLMKDSDGVIREHKWMVGGIYGPAIEKICEELLKAKEYAENDIQKRAIDLLVEYYHTGDLRTWDAFNVEWVKDTLGQVDFINGFIEDYDDPLGRKATWEGCVQIKDSAASARTGLLSANAQWFEDNSPVDPRFRKKNVKGISARVVNTVVLAGAQYPATPIGINLPNADWIRKEHGSKSVTIANITHTYDYSAAESPKSVLNEFAWSEEEIAADKKYSSYADEVHTDLHECLGHASGQLLPGTSSTALGEYQSALEEARADLFGLYYIADPKLVELGIMPDSEAYKAHYTSFIRNGLFTQFTRVELGRPNTEAHMQNRKLIAEWCFEKGADKNVIEKKVRDGKTYFVVNDFEALRGLFAELLAEIQRIKSEGDYEAGKALIETYAVDIDPDLHKEVLERYQALNLKPYGGFINPEIVPVENEAGEIVDYKVEYASDFLQQQLDYAHKYSTL; this is translated from the coding sequence ATGAGGACTAAGTTAAAAATGCTTGCAACCATAGCGTCTGTAGCCGCGATCTGTTCATGCGGCCAGAAACAGCCTGAGGCTTTCAGGTACACAGTAGATGAATTCGCCGATCTCAAGATAATGAGATACCAGATTCCGGGATGGAACGAACTCAGCCTCCGTCAGAAGGCCTATGCATACCATCTTTCGGAAGCAGCCAAGTACGGCCGCGACATAACATGGGACCAGTACTGCGCCTGGAACCTTCCGGTGCGCCACCTGCTTGAGAATATTCTCGAGAACTATAAGGGTGACCGCAAGTCCGATGACTGGAAGAATTTCGAGATCTACGCCAAGAGGGTATTCTTCAGCAACGGCGTGCATCACCACTACGCAGAGGACAAGTTCGTCCCTTCCTGCGACAAGACCTATTTCAGCTCTCTCATGGAGTCTGTCGGTGAGGACAATGCCGAGCTTCTCGACTTTATATATGACAAGGATGCTCTCTACCAGCGCCGTTCCACTTCCAAGACCGGCGATATCGTGGCTCTCTCCGCTGTCAATTTCTATGACAACGTGACCCGCGAAGAGGTAGATGCATTCTACGGAAAGATGATCGATCCTAAGGATCCGGAACCGATCTCATACGGTCTCAACTCCAAGCTCATGAAGGACTCCGACGGCGTCATCCGCGAGCATAAGTGGATGGTCGGCGGCATCTATGGCCCGGCAATCGAAAAGATCTGCGAGGAACTCCTCAAAGCCAAGGAGTATGCCGAGAACGACATCCAGAAACGCGCGATCGACCTTCTTGTCGAGTATTACCATACCGGCGATCTCCGCACATGGGACGCCTTCAATGTAGAGTGGGTAAAGGATACTCTCGGCCAGGTCGATTTCATCAACGGCTTCATCGAGGACTACGACGATCCGCTCGGACGTAAGGCCACATGGGAAGGTTGCGTCCAGATCAAGGATTCTGCCGCATCTGCCCGTACCGGCCTTCTCAGCGCCAACGCGCAGTGGTTCGAGGATAATTCTCCTGTCGATCCGCGTTTCCGCAAGAAGAACGTGAAGGGTATCTCCGCGAGGGTTGTCAACACCGTCGTACTCGCAGGAGCCCAGTATCCTGCTACCCCTATCGGAATCAACCTGCCTAACGCCGACTGGATCCGCAAGGAGCATGGATCGAAATCCGTGACAATCGCGAACATCACCCACACATATGATTATTCAGCCGCAGAGTCCCCGAAGAGCGTGCTCAACGAGTTCGCATGGTCCGAGGAGGAAATCGCCGCCGACAAGAAATATTCTTCATATGCCGATGAGGTCCATACAGACCTCCACGAGTGTCTCGGCCATGCATCCGGCCAGCTTCTCCCGGGAACGTCATCGACCGCTCTCGGCGAGTACCAGTCCGCCCTCGAAGAGGCCAGGGCCGACCTTTTCGGTCTCTACTATATCGCCGACCCTAAGCTCGTAGAACTTGGCATCATGCCTGACTCGGAGGCATACAAGGCTCACTATACAAGCTTCATCCGCAACGGTCTGTTCACTCAGTTCACCCGCGTGGAGCTTGGCAGGCCGAATACCGAGGCCCATATGCAGAACCGTAAGCTCATCGCAGAGTGGTGCTTCGAGAAGGGCGCGGACAAGAATGTCATCGAGAAGAAGGTCCGTGACGGAAAGACATATTTCGTGGTAAATGATTTCGAGGCTCTCCGCGGTCTTTTCGCCGAGCTTCTCGCAGAGATCCAGAGGATCAAGTCAGAGGGTGACTATGAGGCAGGAAAGGCTCTTATCGAGACTTATGCCGTGGATATCGATCCTGATCTGCATAAGGAGGTCCTGGAGCGTTATCAGGCTTTGAATCTTAAGCCTTATGGCGGATTCATCAACCCTGAGATAGTTCCGGTTGAGAACGAGGCTGGAGAAATCGTCGACTACAAGGTCGAGTATGCTTCTGATTTCCTCCAGCAGCAGCTTGATTACGCCCACAAGTACAGTACTCTTTAA
- a CDS encoding integrase/recombinase XerD, with amino-acid sequence MTIDEYRYYLKVERGMSLNTVASYSSDVKAFLEETGKDGKTAQPSDIVGYISSKDMSKRSQARILSSLRSFFNWLILEKERDDNPCDAVDFPKLGRYIPAVLSREEVFAILDSVNTGTWNGLRDKALLETLYGCGLRVSEAVGLRISDIFFDEGFVRVIGKGNKQRLIPLGDVARDAIQAYLEARPFDSDVLFVNAKGGRLSRVSAFNLVKKQTIIAGIHKEISPHTFRHSFATHLVENGADLRVVQEMLGHESILTTEIYTHIDTKTWQKSVLDHHPRR; translated from the coding sequence ATGACGATTGACGAGTATCGATATTATCTGAAGGTGGAAAGGGGAATGTCGCTGAATACAGTGGCGTCCTACAGCTCTGACGTCAAGGCCTTTCTCGAAGAGACAGGTAAAGACGGCAAGACAGCGCAACCATCAGATATAGTCGGCTATATCTCGTCAAAAGACATGTCCAAGAGATCTCAGGCCAGAATCCTCAGCTCCCTGCGCTCTTTCTTCAATTGGCTCATCCTCGAAAAGGAAAGGGACGACAATCCATGCGACGCCGTCGACTTCCCGAAACTCGGACGATATATCCCTGCGGTACTGTCACGCGAAGAGGTATTCGCGATACTCGATTCGGTAAATACGGGGACATGGAACGGCTTGCGCGACAAGGCGCTGCTGGAAACCTTGTACGGATGTGGACTCAGGGTATCGGAGGCTGTCGGACTCAGGATATCGGACATATTCTTCGATGAAGGCTTCGTAAGAGTCATAGGAAAAGGCAACAAGCAGAGGCTGATTCCCCTTGGAGATGTCGCCAGAGATGCTATACAGGCTTATCTGGAAGCCAGACCCTTCGACAGCGACGTACTTTTCGTAAATGCCAAAGGAGGAAGACTAAGCCGCGTCTCCGCCTTCAATCTGGTAAAGAAACAGACAATAATTGCCGGAATCCACAAGGAGATTTCTCCTCATACATTCCGGCATTCATTCGCAACTCATCTGGTGGAAAACGGGGCTGACCTCAGGGTCGTGCAGGAGATGCTCGGTCATGAGAGCATACTTACCACGGAGATCTACACACACATAGATACCAAGACCTGGCAGAAATCGGTCCTGGACCATCATCCGAGACGTTAA
- a CDS encoding thymidine kinase, which yields MFPERLKKSGYIEVICGSMFSGKTEELIRRLKRAQFAKQKIATFKPTIDKRYSELDVVSHDEHSISCTPIKSPSRMLQIDDDVQVVGIDEAQFFDESIIEVAQTLANSGRRVIIAGLDTDYLGKPFGPMPGLMAIAEDVQKVHAICVRCGNLANHSHRLSQSKKLVVLGEKDIYEPLCRECYNKAMLEDKEQD from the coding sequence ATGTTTCCGGAAAGGTTAAAAAAATCAGGATACATCGAGGTGATCTGCGGCTCGATGTTCTCCGGCAAGACGGAGGAACTCATAAGAAGACTCAAAAGAGCCCAGTTCGCCAAACAGAAGATAGCTACATTCAAACCTACGATCGACAAGAGATACTCCGAACTTGACGTGGTCTCCCACGACGAGCACAGCATCTCCTGCACTCCGATCAAGTCTCCTTCAAGGATGCTTCAAATCGATGACGACGTGCAGGTAGTAGGCATCGACGAGGCCCAGTTCTTCGACGAGAGCATCATCGAAGTCGCCCAGACGCTTGCCAACAGCGGAAGAAGGGTGATCATCGCGGGACTCGACACCGACTATCTCGGAAAGCCTTTCGGCCCTATGCCGGGGCTCATGGCCATCGCCGAGGACGTGCAGAAGGTCCATGCGATCTGCGTCCGCTGCGGCAATCTGGCCAACCACTCGCACCGCCTTTCGCAGAGCAAGAAACTTGTGGTCCTGGGAGAGAAGGATATATATGAGCCTTTGTGCCGCGAGTGCTACAACAAGGCAATGCTTGAAGACAAAGAGCAGGATTAA
- a CDS encoding recombination protein RecA, producing MAKEAVQDNAAANAGKLKALQATIDKIEKDYGKGTIMKLGDQPQWDVQVIPSGSVALDHALGIGGYPRGRIIEIYGPESSGKTTLAIHAIAQAQKQGGIAAMIDAEHAFDRTYAKALGVDLETLLISQPDNGEQALEIADNLIRSGAIDIIVIDSVAALTPKAEIEGEMGDNKVGLQARLMSQALRKLTANISKTNTCCIFINQLREKIGIMFGNPETTTGGNALKFYASVRIDVRRTTQIKDGDEALGNRTKVKVVKNKMAPPFKKAEFDIVYGEGISHCGELVDLGVELGIISKSGSWFSYNESKLAQGREAVKQLLMDNAELADEIEAKIREAMKNIED from the coding sequence ATGGCTAAAGAAGCAGTACAGGACAATGCCGCAGCAAACGCCGGAAAACTAAAGGCTCTGCAGGCAACGATCGACAAGATTGAGAAAGATTACGGGAAAGGGACGATCATGAAGCTGGGAGATCAGCCACAATGGGATGTGCAGGTAATACCGAGCGGATCCGTCGCTCTCGACCACGCACTCGGAATCGGAGGATACCCGAGAGGAAGGATAATCGAGATCTACGGACCGGAATCCAGCGGTAAGACTACCCTAGCAATCCACGCTATCGCGCAGGCTCAGAAACAGGGCGGAATCGCCGCCATGATAGACGCCGAGCACGCATTTGACAGGACATACGCAAAGGCTCTCGGAGTAGACCTCGAGACCCTTCTCATTTCGCAGCCGGACAACGGAGAACAGGCACTCGAAATCGCCGACAACCTCATCCGTTCCGGAGCCATCGACATAATAGTTATCGACTCGGTTGCAGCCCTCACTCCGAAAGCTGAAATCGAAGGAGAAATGGGTGACAACAAGGTCGGTCTCCAGGCAAGGCTCATGAGCCAGGCGCTCAGAAAGCTTACGGCAAATATCAGCAAGACCAACACCTGCTGCATCTTCATCAACCAGCTCCGCGAGAAGATCGGAATCATGTTCGGCAACCCTGAGACCACCACCGGAGGTAACGCCCTCAAGTTCTACGCTTCCGTCCGCATCGACGTCCGCAGGACAACCCAGATCAAGGACGGCGACGAGGCTCTCGGCAACCGCACCAAGGTAAAGGTAGTAAAGAACAAGATGGCTCCTCCTTTCAAGAAAGCCGAATTCGATATCGTCTATGGCGAAGGAATCTCGCACTGTGGAGAGCTCGTGGACCTCGGAGTCGAGCTTGGAATAATCTCCAAGAGCGGTTCATGGTTCAGCTATAACGAATCCAAACTGGCGCAGGGCCGCGAAGCCGTAAAGCAGCTTCTGATGGACAACGCCGAACTCGCCGACGAGATCGAGGCAAAGATCCGCGAGGCTATGAAGAATATCGAAGATTAA